The genomic DNA TGGACTTGGTCGACCCCGACGCGCAACGCGGCCGCGACACCCCCGTGCTCAAGGTCAACTGCTGGGGCCGGACCTGGGGCCCGCTCAAGGCCGCGCTCGGCAGGCAAGGCGTCGTCCTCGAGCCCGGAATGGTGGTGTCGTTGCGGGGCCGCGTCGAGTTCTACCCGCCCAAGGGCCAGGTCAACTTCATCGCATCCGACGTCGATGTCACCGCGCTCCTGGGCCGGCTCGCGGCGCGCCGGGCCGCTCTGCTGCAGGCGCTCGAGGCCGAGGGCCTGTTGCGCCGGAACCAGTCCCTTCCCGTACCCGCCGTGCCCCTGCGGGTCGCCCTCGTGGCCAGCCGCGGCTCGGAGGGGTACAACGACTTCGTCGGTCAGCTGGTGGGGTCGGGGCTGGCGTTCTCGGTCGTCCTCTACGGCGCCAACGTCCAGGGCACGGGGGCGCCGGCGTCGGTGGCGAGGGCACTGCACGGCGCCTCGGGGTCGGGGTGCGACCTGGCCGTGCTGGTGCGCGGGGGCGGCTCGCGCGGGGACCTCGCCGCCTTCGACGCCGAGCTCGTGGCCCGCGCCGTGGCCACCATGGCGGTCCCGCTGTGGACGGGCATCGGGCACACCGGCGACCAGTCCGTCGCCGACATCGTCGCCAACCGGGCGTTCGTGACGCCGACGGCGTGCGGGCAGGAGCTCGCCCGCCTCGTGCGCGAGTGGTGGGAGTCGGTCGTCGGGTCGGGCGCGCGCATCGCACGGTCGGCCGGCGCGGTCGTCGACGCCGCGGCCGGGCGTGACAGGAGCGCGCGCCTGCGGCTGGGCAGCGCCACTCGCAGCCAGCTGCACCGGCACGCCGAGCGCCTGCAGTCGCGCGTCGGCACCGTCACCACCCAGGCGCGCCGCCAGCTCGACACCGCCGGTGCATCGGTCGACCGCCGGGCCGCGCGCCTCGGCCCGTGCGCGCTCGGCCAGCTCGACCGCCAACAGGACCGGACCGTCACCTGGCGCCGTCTCCTGGCCGCCTACGACATCGAACGGCAGCTCGAGCGCGGCTACACCATCACGGTGCGGCCCGACGGCCACGTCGTGCGGTCGGTGAACGAGCTGCAAAGGGGTGCGGTGGTGATCACGAGGTTCGCCGACGGCCGGGCGCGCTCGGCGGTGGAGTCCGTCGAGGCCACTGGGTCGCACGACTCGACGCACGAGGAGATCGGATGAGCACAGACGGACGCGACCACGCCGGGACCGATGCTGAGCCCCCCGTCGGGGAGCTCAGCTACACCGCCGCCAGTCGGGAGCTCGACGGCATCGTGGAGTTCTTCGAGAAGAGCGAGGTCGACGTCGACCAACTGGTCGCCCGGCTCGAGCGGGCGACCGCCATCGTGGACGAGCTCGACCGGCGCATCCGGCGCACCCGTGCCCAGGTCGAAGAGCTCGTCCCCAAGCTCGAGGCCGTCGGCCGCGCCGCCGACGAGGGCCGTCCCGGGCCCGAGGATCCCGGCCCGGCCGGCGCCGACGCCGGCGCCGGCGACGAGGACGAGGACGAGGACGAGGGCGACGTCGAGGGGGAGCAGCTGCCGTTCTGAGCATCGTGTGGGCGGCGGGTCCGCCGACGGGCCGTCAGGCGGCGGCCAACCCCACCGGCAGCTCGGCGAGGCCGCGCAGCGTGATGGCGTCGCGGTAGGCGACGTCGTCGCCACGCAGCTCGATGGCGGCGAAGCGCGTGAGGAGGCGGCTGAAACAGACCTGTCCCTCCAGGCGGGCGAGGGATGCGCCGAGGCAGAAGTGGATGCCACTGCCGAAGCTCATCGGCGGCCCCTCGTCGCGTCGCAGGTCGAGGCGCTCGGGGTCACGGAAGCGCCGAGGATCACGGTTGGCCGCTCCCAACAGCGTCATGACGTTCTCACCCGCACGGATCGTCTGGCCTGCCATTTCGACGTCGCGAGTGGCCGTGCGGCCGTCGAGCTGCACCGGGCTGTCCCACCGCAGGAGCTCCTCCACCGCACGCTGCACGGCGGTGGCGTCGTCGACCCACGACCGCAGGCCGGAGAGCTCGTCGGGGTGGCGCAGCAGCGCCAAGAGGCCGTTGCCGATCAGGTTGGTGGTGGTCTCGAAGCCGGCCGCGAACAGCAGGATGGCGGTCGAGACGACCTCGTCCTCGGTGAGGCGGTCCGAGCCGTCGGACACGGCGATGAGCTCTGACAGCAGGTCGCCCGCGGGCCGCCGCCGGCGCTCGGCGACGAGGTCCCGGAAGTAGTCCTCCATGGTGATGCGCGACGCCCGGGCGCCGCGCAGGTCCTCGAGCCCCGACATGGGCTCGAGGATCACCGTCGCCGCCCGCACGAGGCCCTGGAACCGGGCGCGGTCGGCGACCGGCACGCCGAGCAGCTCACCGATCACCGCCACCGGGAGCGGGAAGGCGAGCTCCTTCATCACGTCGACGGCGTCACCCCCGGCACCGCGTTCGGCCATCGTGTCGAGCAGGCCGTCGCACAGGGCGATCACGCCCGGTCGCAGCGCTTCGACCGTGTTCGGGGTGAAGGCCCGGGCGACCAGGCCGCGCAGGCGGGTGTGATCCGGAGGATTGAGGGTCAGCATCGACTGCCGGCGTCCGAAGAACTCGGTGAAGTCCGCGATCTCCTCGGCCGGGATCCCCCACCGGGCGGTGCGCATGCGGATCAGCTCGTCGTGGTCGGACTCCTTGCCGAAATGCGGGACCCGCAGCACCTGCTGGCAGTCCGCATAGCGGGTGACGATCCAGCTCCCGATGCTCGACCGGAAGATCGG from Acidimicrobiales bacterium includes the following:
- the xseA gene encoding exodeoxyribonuclease VII large subunit; translated protein: METSDGRLPLEERPDALSIAALYRHVQAAIGAAFPRGHPQWVRGEIQSITDRTGHCYMDLVDPDAQRGRDTPVLKVNCWGRTWGPLKAALGRQGVVLEPGMVVSLRGRVEFYPPKGQVNFIASDVDVTALLGRLAARRAALLQALEAEGLLRRNQSLPVPAVPLRVALVASRGSEGYNDFVGQLVGSGLAFSVVLYGANVQGTGAPASVARALHGASGSGCDLAVLVRGGGSRGDLAAFDAELVARAVATMAVPLWTGIGHTGDQSVADIVANRAFVTPTACGQELARLVREWWESVVGSGARIARSAGAVVDAAAGRDRSARLRLGSATRSQLHRHAERLQSRVGTVTTQARRQLDTAGASVDRRAARLGPCALGQLDRQQDRTVTWRRLLAAYDIERQLERGYTITVRPDGHVVRSVNELQRGAVVITRFADGRARSAVESVEATGSHDSTHEEIG
- a CDS encoding cytochrome P450, giving the protein MADPVAPLAPAGPVVADGPAADRPTVAGPVDLDAELVALLATPAGRADPYPRYARIREHAPIFRSSIGSWIVTRYADCQQVLRVPHFGKESDHDELIRMRTARWGIPAEEIADFTEFFGRRQSMLTLNPPDHTRLRGLVARAFTPNTVEALRPGVIALCDGLLDTMAERGAGGDAVDVMKELAFPLPVAVIGELLGVPVADRARFQGLVRAATVILEPMSGLEDLRGARASRITMEDYFRDLVAERRRRPAGDLLSELIAVSDGSDRLTEDEVVSTAILLFAAGFETTTNLIGNGLLALLRHPDELSGLRSWVDDATAVQRAVEELLRWDSPVQLDGRTATRDVEMAGQTIRAGENVMTLLGAANRDPRRFRDPERLDLRRDEGPPMSFGSGIHFCLGASLARLEGQVCFSRLLTRFAAIELRGDDVAYRDAITLRGLAELPVGLAAA